The genome window aggagatcgagaccatcctggctaacacggtgaaaccccgtccctactaaaaacacaaaaaactagccgggcgaggtggcgggcgcctgtagtcccagctactcaggaggctgaggcaggagaatggcgtaaacccgggaggcggagcttgcagtgagccgagatcgcgccactgcactccagcctgggggacagagcaagactccgtctcaaaaaaaaaaaaaaaaaaaattatacaccgggcgcgatggctcacgcctgtaatcccagcactttgggaggccgaggcgggcggatcacaaggtcaggagatcgagaccacggtgaaaccccatctctactaaaaatacaaaaaaaaattagccgggcacggtggcgggcgcctgtagtccagctactcaggaggctaaggcaggagaatggcgtaaacccgggaggcggagcttgcagtgacctgagacctggccactgcactccagcctgggggacagagtgagactccgtctcaaaaaaaaaaaaaaaggccaggcgcggtggctcacgtctgtaatcccagcactttgggaggccgaggtgggtggatcacgaggtcaggagttcgagaccatcctggctaacatggtgaaaccctgtctctactaaaattacaaaaaattagccgggcgtggtggcgtgcgcctgtagtcccagctactcaggaggctgaggcaggagaatggcgtaaacccgggaggcggagcggagcttgcagtgagccgagattgtgccactgcactccagcctgggcgacagagcgagactccgtctcaaaaaataaataaataaataaataaataacaaaataaaataaaataaaattagccaggcatggtggctcatgcctgtactgcaatcccagctactcagtaggctgaggcaggagaattacatgaactcaggaggtggaggttgcagtgagccaagatcacaccattgcactccagcctgggcaacaagagagaaactccatctcaaaaacaaacaaacaaacacacacacacaaaaaacacacagggtctcattctgttctccaggctggagtgcagtggtacagtcacagctcactgcagcctcgacctcctgggctcaagtggcccTGCACCTCAGCCACAGGTGTATctcactgtacccagctaattttttaaaaattggctgggcgtggtggctcatgcctgtaatcccagcactttgggaggccaaggcaggcagatcacttgaggtcaggagttcaagaccagcctgggctgatCTTGAAactctgtcactactaaaaaaataaaaataaaaataaaaaaattagcctagcctGGTaatacatacctgtaatcccagctactggggaggctgaggcaggagaatcacttgaacccaagaggtggagattgcagtgagctgagatcgcacccagtgcactccagcctgggcgacagaactagactccatctcaaaaaaaattttttgttgttttttttgtataGGCgaggtatcactatgttgcccaggctgggcttgaactcctaggctcaagggagcctcttgccttggcctctcgaagtgctgggattaccgttgtgagtcactgagcccggCCTGTCTTCCATACCTATGGTTCCTTTGTCACAATTAAGACACCAACATTAGgccgctcatgcctgtaatcccagcattttgggaggccgaggtgggtggatcacctgaggtaggagtttgagaccagcctggccaacatggtgaaaccccatctctactaaaaatataaaaaactagcgtggtgttgggcgcctgaaatcccagctactcgggaggctgaggcaggagaattgcttgcactcaggagacggaggttgcagtgagctgacacagcgccactgcactccagtctcagtgacagagtgagactccatctcaaaaaaaaaaagaaagaaagaaagaaaccaacctTGATATGTTACTGCTAACTCCAggctttatttggatttcactagTTTTTCTACCTAGGTCCTCTCTCTGTTACAGAAATCTATTCAAGATACGACTTTGCCTTTAGCcatcatgtctccttagtctCCTGTGGTCTGTCACAATTTCTCAGTCTTTCcctgtttttcatgaccttgagaGTTTTGAGGAGCACTGCTCAATTTTATAGATTGAATGAGTCTTTGGTAAAGTGTCCCTCAGTCGGGGTTTGTCCGATGCACTCTCGTGATGAGGGTTTGGGGTGTAGGGAGGAGACCACAGAGGTGATGTGGGCTTCTCATTGCATCGTCTCAGGGCTGACGTGACATCACTGGTGAGGCTGACCTCAGTCACCTGGTTAACGTGGTGTCTGCCAGATTCTTCTGCTGTcaagttactatttttcttttcttttcttttcttttctgagatagagtcttgctctgtcccccagtgtctcccaggctggagtgcaaaggtgtagtctcggctcactgcaacctccacctttcgggttcaagcgattctcctgcctcagcctcctgagtagctatgattacaggcgcctgccaccatgtccagctgggTGGGCCTGCCCAAccagtttttttttgagagatggggtctcagccgggcgcggtggctcacgcctgtaatctcagcactttgggaggccgaggcaggcagatcacaaggtcatgacatcgagaccatactggctaacacggtgaaatcctgtctctactaaaaatacaaaaaaaaaaaattagccaggcgttgtggcgggcgcctgtagtcccagctacttgggagactgaggcaggagaatggcatgaacccggtaggcagtggagattgcagtgagcagagatcgtgccactgcactccagcctgggcgacagagcgagactccgtctcaaaaaaaaaaaaaaaaaaaaaaaaagagatggagtctcactctgttgtctagcctggtctcaaactcctgggctcaagcgattctcttgcctcagcccagcctcccaagtagttgagactataggTATGTGGAaccacatctggctcattttttgtattttctgtagagacaaagttcaccatgttacccaggctggtctcgaactcctgggttcaagcagtccacctgccttggcctctcaaagtgctagcaTCACAGGCGCAAGCCACAACGTTCGGCCTAATAATCTTATTAGTTTGACTCACACTTGCCAGCAACTGTTAGAAAACTccaaataggctgggtgcggtggctcacgcctgtaatcctaacactttaggaggctgaggcaggcggatcacgaggtcaggagtttgagaccagcctggccagcatggtgaaactctgtctctactgaaaatataaaaattagccaggcatggtggcaggcacctgtaatcccagctactcgggacactgaggcaggagaatcacttggaacaggaaggcagaggttgcagtgagctgagatcacaccactgtactccagcctgggcgaaagagcgaaactccatctctacaacaacaaaTGTAAATTACAGTAGCTTAAACTGGAAATTTGTCTCTTTCACATAAATAGAGTCCAGTAGAAGCCATGCAGGACTAGCAGGGCAACTCCACAATCATAGAGCTCCCTAGTTctatgggtttgtttgtttgttttgagacagagtaattccagcactttgggaggctgaggcgggtggatcacctgaggtcaggagttcaagaccagcctggccaacacggtgaaacctcatttctactaaaaatacaaacatgagccaggtgtgatggcacatacctgtaatcccagctactcaggaggctgagacaggagaattgcttgaggccgggaagcagaggttgcagtgagccgagagcacaccactgcactccagcctgggtgacagagcaagactcggtctcaataaataaataaataaataaataaataaataaataaaatatccgTTGGGCCATGTGCACCTGCACACCAACAAGCAAGACCTTCCTCCTGCAAGCTGCCCCCTGGTTTCTCTGCCCATGGCAGTGAAACTTCCTGCGTGATCTTTACTGTCCTCTTCTTTCCACCATctctttccccctcctcccctccccagttCTGCGCTGCTGAGGCCCCTTCCTTGAGGCTGTTCCTGCAGAGGTGTTCATGCCTCTTATGAGTCCCCATCTTACTTAACATGGATTCCTTCTCCCTCTGTTTGGGTCCTCTTCCCCTGTGGCCTCTTGTCTGCCCCTGTGTGTCTGATGCCGGGGCTCCATCCTTGGCCCTCCTCCTGTTCTCCCCCATCTTCTGCGTTGCCAGGGACATCTCATGCAGTGCTTTAGCTTTAGGGACCTCCCAGGGCATGATGGTTTCAGGTCTGTGcttccccctttcctttctccccaggGCTTTTCTGCCTTTTCAAAATCTCCCCCACAAGGTCCCATAAGCTCCTCGGGCCTTGTCTAACTCGGAACTCCTGGCTGCCAACCCCTCTCCCCATGGCCTCCAGCCCCAGTGCCCAGGCCAGACACCCTGGACTCCCCTGAGTCCCTTTTCTTCCCAACCCACTTCCCGCCCAGCAGCAAATCCCATCAATGGGAGCCCGGAGCTCAGAACTGCCTGTGATCCTTGCTCCTCTCTGTTCTCCTCTGCCCCTCCCGCTCCCTTTCCTCCCTGCACAATTCCTGTAGCCTCCTGGCCTTTCCCCACCACTCCCTCCCTGGGTCTTAGTGCATCTCTGCTTACAGCTCTCCAGCAGATTCCCACGGCACACAGGACTAAAGCTCTGAGCTATGGCCTCCAAGGACACTGCCCGCCCTTCCCACCTCATCTCAGGCCTCCTTCTCTCTCATCCTCTCTACCCTTGCAGCTTCTCCAGCACACCCAGCTCAGTCCTGTATCACGCCCTTGTGCTGTGCGTGCTCTCTGCCAGGGATGCCCTTCCCCCAAAGCTCTCCAGCCGGAGGGACGCTGCCCCTCCAAACACTCTCCATTCGGGGCCCCCTTATACCACCAGCTCCAGGGAAGAAGGACTTTGCCTGAGTGAAATGGAGCCCTCAACTCAAACCTGTTTGTTACTGCCACTCTAGGACACCTTGAGCCCCATCTTCTGGGGAGTGGGGGTCCCTGCACTTGTGCTGTTAATAACAATTGCTCCCAGGGACTACCTGAAGCCACTTCAGCGGCCCCCATATCCTGCCCCAGCGATGGCTCAGGGTGCCTGTGTGCCCTGAGTTTGAGCAGCTTTGGGATTGGAGGTCAAGCAGAGACTCTTAAGTCATGGTTCCAGGCAGAACTGGCTTCATGAGCCTGCAACCTGGGCAGTCACACAGGGCCCCAGGCTCAGAAAGGCCCCATacttgggtttttgttgttgctgtaattttgggatggagtctcactgtgtttcccaggctggagtgcaatggcgcgatctcaacgcaccacaacctccgcctcccaggttcaagcaattctactgcttcagcctcctgagcagctgggactacaggcatgcaccactgcaccccacttAATAACTTTCTAACAATGGGCTCCACATTTTCATTTGGCATGGAGCCCTGCAAATTACGTAGCTGCTTCTGGTTGCAGGAACGTTCAGCTGATAATGCCTGAAGATCCAGAGAGCCAGGTGCTGCTTTCCCTGGGACCCCATGGCCCACAGCCTTCTCTGCTTCCACAACAGCCCCCAGCACTCAGGAGGCCTCAGGTGCTGCAGTGAGAGCTGGGGGATCCACTAGAGAGGGGAGCGTGGGCCTGGGGTTCCAGCAGGCATGGCGAGCAGGTGTCAGGGACGTGGGCCTGGGGTTCCAGCGGGCACAGGGAGTGGGTGTCAGGGTTGTGGGCCTGGGGTTCCTGCGGGCATGGGGAGCAGGCGTCCGGGCACTGCACATCCTCCCTCCTAGGAGGCCCTGCACCCTGGCCTGGGACTCTCACGCCCACCCCCTTGGAGCAAGCGGCAGCAGCTTTGTGGCTATTGGGGCAAGCATGCACCTCAGGCGCACGGCTTGTTCTCTGGCTGCACCCCACCCCATTGCTGGTTGGAATAGCAGCAGACACCAGATCCAGAATGGGCCAGATTCTGATTTCTGGATTCCACACATTGGTCAGCACTTCTGAGGTCAGGTAGGACAAATTAAGTGCTGCTGGCTGAGAGGCCGGAGTTCCCAGCCTCTCTAGTGATGGGCCCAACCTCAGAGACCTGACTATATACCATCCCTTGCTCCCAGCTGTTCCTGCCTTCAAACCCAAGCTGTGGGGTTTGCTTCAGCCAGCTGGAAGGCACTGGCTCTCTGAGGTCCTAGGAGTGTGCAATAGTGGAAGACCTAGGCATCAGAGTGCCTCCCCTGCCCCCGAAAATGACCCgtgtggaagctgaggcagctTTATTGAAAGGAAGGACAGTGAGTGGGTCTCACAATTTGATCTGCCCCAGAGTGGGGCTGGGAGGTTACCGAGAACGCAGTCCTGGGGTGGAGGAGGCCCTCAGAATCACACCTCCAGGTGTCACACCTCCAGGCTGGACTGAGAGGAGCTGGGCTTGTGACCCACGGGGTTCTTACGCATCACGGTGCGGCGCTAGGGGGTGGCCAGTGGCGAACCACGTGCCGGTAGGAGGTGGCCAGGTAGTCGAAGTAGTTGATGTTGAGTTTCCGGGCGATGTAACGGCCCAAGTATTCCATTTGCTGTGGGAGCAGGTGGCGCTCAACTGGGGCCGGGACAGGACAGACCCCGAGTCGCCGTCCAGGCGTCTCCTTCCCCTACCAGGCCGCATCCCCAGTCCTGCCCGAAGCCCTGGCGCCCTCTCCGGCCCCCAGCAATGAGGACTGCATTGTATTTACCCTCTGCGTGAGGAAACGGCCCCACCCAAAGACCTTAAACAGTGATCTTGTCTTCCTGTTCCGAGAGAGGGCGCGTGTCTGGGCGGAACCCACCTCGTAGCGCTCCGACAGCTGCACCAGCACCAGCGGCTCCAACCTGTGGCCGCCGAGGACCAGCTGGAAGAAGCACCTTCCGTAGGCTGCGGGGAGAGTGGACTCAGCCGGCCTGACCGCCCCTCTGACCTCCCAAGCAGCCTCCCCGTCCCTGGCCCACCCTCCCGGCCAGTCACCGTCGGAGTTGAGGGCCAGGCGCACGTAGACCAGGTGCAAGGGGCCCTGGCACACGGTGCGGCCCTGGATGGAGAAGTGGTACACGCCGCGCGTGTGGTTCAGCACCAGGCGGCGTCGCGGGAGCGACGAGATCACGAGCCACAGGCCCACGCCCACGCCGTACGCGAGGAAGACCCAGGTCTCCTGTTTCTGTACCTGCGGACGCCGCAGGGAGCGTCTGAGCTGAGCGGCACGAGGCCGGCCCTTGGGGGAGGAGGGCGATGGGGGTCGGGCCCAGGGGCTCACACCTCTCTCAGGGAGCCCAAGCTGACCAGGACCACGCAGACGACAAAGAGCAGCATCCCCTTCCACAGCGTGTCCAGGTAGTACTCGAGCACGAAGACTGGGGGCGGCGCGGCGCATGAGGACGCCCCGGCCCTGCCCGCAGCCAGGGGTGGCGGTGCCAGGGCTTGGCCCTGACTGGCTGGGTCCGCGCAGGGCTAGGGGAGGCAGTGTCTCCGCCCCCAGGAGCACCGACTGGCCCCGCCCAGGGCCCTGGTTCTGCCCACCTGGCTCCGCCCTATTCAGGCCCGTCCCCGGacccgccccaccccgccccgcccaGCCTCGCGCGCACCGTTTGGCTGCTGCTGCATGAATGGGTAGAAGCTATTGTTTTTGAGGCGCCTGGCCAGGTGGCGCTCCGGAGAGGAGAGTCCTAGGGACCAGAGCTGGAAGCGCCAGCCGATGGAGGTCGTGGGCAGGCTGCCGGGCCTGGCCTTAGGCATCTGCGTCAGGCAGAGGTGGTCAGCCCGGCCGCTAGCCCGCTGCCACCGCCTGCTGCCCACAGCGACGCTCCTACCTGGGTGAACAAATTCTTCAGGGCTGCAGGCCCAGGAAGGAGCAGGAGCTCATAGGCGACTGGCAGGGCAGCGAGGCCAGGGAGCGGCCCAGGGTGGACCGCGCACGGGTTCTAGAAGTTCTGGGCGGGTTCTAGAAGGGGCCGCTCTGTTAACCACCTCCTAGGGAGTCCGGGGTGAGGTCCTGCGGTGGGCATTAACTTCTTGGCCAGTCCATCCCCTGGAGGCCCCCTGTATGGCCTGTTCACAGTCCTCATCTGaaaggtggatggatggacatcCTAGGACTGAGCTGGAGAGAAATTTGCAGGCGGGGACCCCTCAATGAGCCCCACAGCTGGGCGGGGCCCCACCTCTCCCCCTACATGCAACCACAGACAAGCTCACCAGTGTTCCTGAGGGTGGAACACACACACTGGTGCCAGCAGTGGGCAGGCAAAGGCATGGCCACCTGCAGGCTTAAGAGCCCATGGGGCCATCCTGACCCCACAACACACAGGCTCTGGGTTGGCTGTAGCCCCAGTGGCTCCATCAGGTATAACCCGTTGCCCAACCCTACCCTGAGGACCACACACAGAGCTCCCAAAAacgttttattaaaaaaaaatgctcaaatatCTGAAATTGGGCAAAGGTAGGGGGTGGGCAGGCGGGCTGAGGTGTCCCAGGTCTGTGGCTGCCTAGCTGGGCAAGGGGCTGGTGAGCAGCTGCTCCAGACACCACTGGACTTCCTCCAGGCCCCGGTAGGCCCGCTTCAGACCCCGGGGAAGGCAGCGGCAGGACTCCAGGTTGAGGTAGAGCAGGCCTGGGCAGCTGCTGATCACAGAGCTGTGGGGAAAGCAGGCCACAGGAAGTTGAGCTGTTGCCCCAGAAGGGCTGGGCCAGGTTAGGGAGCTGTGCCTGCTGGTGTTCCacacctggctctgccacccatAGCCACCAAGACCAAGCTCAGTTCCCCTGGTGTCCCTAAGCCCACCCCACGCAGGGGCTTGGACAATATGCATGCCCTCTGACCCCTGGAGCTCTCAGGCCAGGCAGGACACCACTTCCAGGCCCCAGGCAGATGCGGTGACAGCCACCCTGGCTCCAGGGACTGGGGTTAGGGATGCTGACCTGACCGTGCTGGGTGTGACCCGGGTGCCCCTGAGGTTAAGAGAGCACAGGGCTGGGTGTGAGCCCCCAGGGGTGCTTAAGAAGGCAGCCAGGGCCTGCTCCAGGTCCTTCTCACTGAAACCCTGGCCACTCAAGTCCAGTTCTCGCAGTGTATGGCACCACTTCTGAGTCAACAGGGGGCTGCCCTCCTTGGCTAGAGTCAGCCGGTCTGACGTGCCATACAGGCCCAGATGAAGCTGCTCCAGCTCTGAGGTGAGAGGAGTGAGCATAAGCTACAGGGCGACAAGGACTCCCACAACTCACCCGCCCGGCCACCACCCAGGACCGCTGACCCTGGCACAGCACAAGGGTCCCCACACCTCACCCATTCAGCCACCACCCACACCTCACCTGCCTGCCCACCACCCAGGACCATTGACTCCAGCATGGCACAAGGGCCCCCACACCTCATGCGCCTGGCCACAACCCAGAACCACTGACCCCGACACGGCAGATCCTGAAGGCCAGCCGGCGTGATGCGCGCACAGCCACGAAGATCTAGTAAGCGCAAGTTGGGAGAGCCGTGGAGTAGGCGGCCCAGGACCTCGTTGCTTACAAAGTTGCAGGCTGAGCTCGCCAGGCAGAGTTCCTCCAGGCTAGGGAAGCCTGGTCCGGGAGCCACCCCTCGTCCCAGAGGCTTGGGCAGCCACATCAGGTTCAGCAGCCGCAGCACCTGGGGGCAAGGCCCAGGCTGTAGATAGGGGAGCGTATAAAAGGTGGGAGAGGCAGGGCGCCAGGTACCTGGAGCTGGGGGCAGCCTTTCTGCAGAGCCTCAACAGGCAGCTGAAGGGGAATGCTGTTACGGTTGATGCCGCTGCTCACCTCCAGAACCTGGAGCTGGGGGCAGCAGCTGCCCTGCAGAGGTGCGGGGGAAGGGGGTCACAGGGTCAGTGGCCTGGCAGTCCCCGGCTCAGCATCTGCCTCTGCTCCCACCAATGCCAACCTACCAGCAGTGCACCCAGGATGGCTGTCGTCTGGGAGCTGTAAGTCAGCCACAACTTGCGCATTCGGGACCCTGCCTCCTCCAAGAAGCTTACCACAGCTGTGGACTCCACCTAGGgtcccaatacaagagcacccgtcaccccagcctgggctttTTCAGGGCCCCTTGGGACACAGGGCTCACCATGGAGTGCTGTAGGTCCAGGCTATGGAGCTGGCAGCAGGCTTTGGCTAGCATGACCAGAGCATCAGCAGTCACACCGTGGCAGCCGGAGAGCTTTAGGAAAGTGAGCCGAGGACAGGACTCGCCTACCAGCTGCGGGGAGACAGAGGGGCAGCTGGGGTTGGGAGAGGGCAGGCTAAGATCCACAAGGGAAACAAACAGGTGGCTGGTGCCAACCCCACGCTACCGCCTTAGCTGCGACCTCCTTTCTGCCCATGTCAGGCCTACTTGGGTGTCCCCGCCTCTGACACCTCCCTGCTGGAGGAAACAGCAGGAAAGGAGaaccaggcaggcaggcaggcctcccgATGGAGCAGCGTTGGGCCCTCAAGGTGCCTGACCCACTTCCTAGAGTACTCAACAGTCCCAGAGGGTCACAGCTGGTGTGCAGGGCAGCCTGGAGCTCTCACCTTCAGCACGGGGTGTACCTGAGACTTCCAGTGGATGAGGGTCAGCCTCTGGAGCTGTGAAAACCTGGGCCGACAGCAGAGGCAGAGCTGCACTAATGTTCCCACACGAGTCCTTCCCACCCAACACCTTGGTGCAGGGAGACAGAAGGAGCCTGGAGCCAGGGGACAAGGAAAAGAGGGAACCCCTCACCGATTAGGCATAAGCCACTCCAGGGAAGCAAGAAGCTTCTTCTCCGCCTTGACCCCGCCCTTGGCAGGCCGGCCGGCCAGCGGGGACGACAGGGTCACGGTGTGCCAGAGCGCGGGTTGGGAAGCGGCCTCCTGCCAGCGGCGGCACACGCGCGCAGCCCTGGGAGGACAGCGTGCTGAGGCTGCCGGCCCCTTCGTAGGTGATACCCCCTCTCGCAGCGCAGTGGACATCCCGGCTCAAAGCCGGGCTCCTGGGACTCCAACCGGGCGCCTAAGGGGCTGCGCTCTCGGGCGGAGGGGTGCGCGCTCCGATGCTTTCGCCCTCCGCCCCCGCCCGGGCCACTGCTCGGACCACGTCTGGCCCAAGTCGCTGCGCTCGGCGACGGGCCCGGCAGCAGCGTTACCTGCCGAGGAAGGGCATGGGCCCGTCCGCCGCCACCAACAACCCGAAAATCTGCACCAGGATTTCCAAGGGAATGCGGTCTCCCCAGCCCGCGTCGGGCCCTTCCTCGGGCGAGGGCGCCGGGTCGGGCCTGAGCGTGGCCTTGGGCTTGGCCGCGGCGCGGCccgggggcggctgccggggagTGCGGCGGGCAGCGCGGGGAGTGCGGCGGGCAGCGCGTCGCTGTGCGCGGGTCCGGGCGGGTCCGGGTTCGGACAGCACCAGCAGCATGCTGTCGGACGGAAGCAGGTGGTACCCCGAGCCGCTCGGCGCCAGCCGGTCCCACCACCAGTCCTCGGCCGAGCGGGCCCGCGGCGCTGCCCGAGCTCTGCGCCGGACCTTCCGGGAGGCCGGGGAAGCCATGACCACCGACGGCGCTTGGGGCAGCTCCAGGGAGCGGAACGGGCGGGGCTTACAGACTGACACCCCCCGACTCTTCTCTGCGCCCGCCCGCTGACCCGCTTCCGGGGCGGGACTTCCGGCCGTGGGCCATGCCGGGGGCGGGCCCGGAGTCGCGGCGGGTGAGTCTGGTGGTGGCTGCTGTCGGGTCCTGGGCTGTCTGGACTGAGGCGGCGTCCCTGGGCCGGACGGCGGCGTCCTGGCGTGGCGGGAAGCCGGCACTAGAGCGGGAGCGCACTGGGTGCGGGACCGGGAGGCGTAGAGTCGCCCATCTGAAGCTGGTGAGAGGGCGGCGCCCCTACGAGCAGAGCCGCCCCAGCCACTCCCCTGGGATCTGACTTGGCTCCTGCGGTCCCGGGCACCGCGAAGCCCTGGGGCGTGCTTGGCTCCTGCTGGTAGGCGCCCTGTCCCAGTGTCCGGCTTggggtggtggttgcagtgactCCAACCCCGCCTCTCCCTGGAGAGGAGGGCTCCACTCGCTCCTTCGGCCTCCTCCCCTGGGGCTGCAGCGACTCGGGCCGGCTTCCTGCTTCCCTACCTGCCGGCGGTCCCGACGCTGGCGGGCGGTGCTGCTGGGTACGTTTTAGCCAatcctccccatccccactcctGCCCGGGGCTCCCCCTGTTCCCTTGGTCTCACCCTGTTGATTCCGGTTCTGTATCCTGcctatttgtctgtttctttcaaGCTAGAAGAGGTCTTCAGTTCCCAGAAGAGCCAAAGCGTCTCTGGACCTAGGTGGGAAAAGAACTGGCTGTGACCTTTGCCTTGACCTGGAAGGGCGCAGCCTTGGACTGAATGGCAGCACCCACACCCGGCCGTCCGGTGCTGACCCACCTGCTGGTGGCTCTCTTCGGCATGGGCTCCTGGGCTGCGGTCAATGGGATCTGGGTGGAACTACCTGTGGTGGTCAAAGAGCTTCCGGAGGGTGAGTGGGAGGAGGTGCAGGTGTGCCCAGGAAGGTGGGCCCTGTCAGTTCTTCTTCCCTTGGGTATCATGCCCCTGACATGgtctcctcccttccctgcagGTTGGAGTCTCCCCTCCTACGTCTCTGTGCTTGTGGCGCTGGGGAACCTGGGTCTGCTGGTGGTGACCCTTTGGAGGCGGCTGGCCCCAGGAAAGGGCGAGCGGGTCCCCATCCGGGTGGTGCAGGTGCTGAGCATGGTGGGCACAGCTCTCCTGGCCTTTCTGTGGCACCGCGTGGTCCTAGTGGCAGGACAGTCGCATTCCGTGGCCTTCTTAGCACTGGCCTTTGTGCTGGCGCTGGCATGCTGTGCCTCTAATGTCACTTTCCTGCCCTTCCTGAGCCACCTGCCACCTCGCTTCTTACGGTCATTCTTCCTGGGTCAAGGCCTGAGTGCCCTGCTGCCCTGCGTGCTGGCCCTAGTGCAGGGTGTGGGCCGCCGTGAGTGCCCACCAGCCCCCATCAACGGCACCCCCGGCCCCCCACTCGACTTCCGTGAGCGTTTTCCCGCCAGCACCTTCTTCTGGGCACTGACTGCCCTTCTGGTCGCTTCAGCTGCTGCCTTTCAGGGTCTCCTGCTGCTGTTGCCACCACCATCTGTACCCACAGGGGGCTTAGGATCAGGCCTCCAGGTGGGAGCCCCAGGAGCAGAGGAAGAGGTGGAAGAGGCCTCACCATTGCAAGAGCCACCAAGCCAGGCAGCAGGCACCACCCCTGGTCCAGACCCTAAGGCCTATCAGCTTCTCTCAGCCCACAGTGCCTGCCTCCTGGGGCTGTTGGCTGCCACCAACGCACTGACCAACGGCGTGCTACCTGCTGTGCAAAGCTTTTCCTGCTTACCCTACGGGCGTCTGGCCTACCACCTGGCTGTGGTGCTGGGCAGTGCTGCCAATCCCCTGGCCTGCTTCCTGGCCATGGGTGTGCTGTGCAGGTACACAAGGGCCCTTCAGCCCCTGTGCGGGTGGAACTCAGGGCTGGGAGCCAGGTCCTGGCACAGTCAGCCCTGACACTCTGCTCACTCTCTACAGATCCTTGGCAGGGCTGGGCGGCCTCTCTCTGCTGGGCGTGCTCTTTGGGGGCTACCTGATGGCGCTGGCAGTCCTGAGCCCCTGCCCGCCCCTGGTGGGCACCTCGGCAGGGG of Macaca fascicularis isolate 582-1 chromosome 8, T2T-MFA8v1.1 contains these proteins:
- the FBXL6 gene encoding F-box/LRR-repeat protein 6 isoform X4 is translated as MASPASRKVRRRARAAPRARSAEDWWWDRLAPSGSGYHLLPSDSMLLVLSEPGPARTRAQRRAARRTPRAARRTPRQPPPGRAAAKPKATLRPDPAPSPEEGPDAGWGDRIPLEILVQIFGLLVAADGPMPFLGRAARVCRRWQEAASQPALWHTVTLSSPLAGRPAKGGVKAEKKLLASLEWLMPNRFSQLQRLTLIHWKSQVHPVLKVESTAVVSFLEEAGSRMRKLWLTYSSQTTAILGALLGSCCPQLQVLEVSSGINRNSIPLQLPVEALQKGCPQLQVLRLLNLMWLPKPLGRGVAPGPGFPSLEELCLASSACNFVSNEVLGRLLHGSPNLRLLDLRGCARITPAGLQDLPCRELEQLHLGLYGTSDRLTLAKEGSPLLTQKWCHTLRELDLSGQGFSEKDLEQALAAFLSTPGGSHPALCSLNLRGTRVTPSTVSSVISSCPGLLYLNLESCRCLPRGLKRAYRGLEEVQWCLEQLLTSPLPS
- the FBXL6 gene encoding F-box/LRR-repeat protein 6 isoform X2, yielding MASPASRKVRRRARAAPRARSAEDWWWDRLAPSGSGYHLLPSDSMLLVLSEPGPARTRAQRRAARRTPRAARRTPRQPPPGRAAAKPKATLRPDPAPSPEEGPDAGWGDRIPLEILVQIFGLLVAADGPMPFLGRAARVCRRWQEAASQPALWHTVTLSSPLAGRPAKGGVKAEKKLLASLEWLMPNRFSQLQRLTLIHWKSQVHPVLKLVGESCPRLTFLKLSGCHGVTADALVMLAKACCQLHSLDLQHSMVESTAVVSFLEEAGSRMRKLWLTYSSQTTAILGALLGSCCPQLQVLEVSSGINRNSIPLQLPVEALQKGCPQLQVLRLLNLMWLPKPLGRGVAPGPGFPSLEELCLASSACNFVSNEVLGRLLHGSPNLRLLDLRGCARITPAGLQDLPCRELEQLHLGLYGTSDRLTLAKEGSPLLTQKWCHTLRELDLSGQGFSEKDLEQALAAFLSTPGGSHPALCSLNLRGTRVTPSTVSSVISSCPGLLYLNLESCRCLPRGLKRAYRGLEEVQWCLEQLLTSPLPS
- the FBXL6 gene encoding F-box/LRR-repeat protein 6 isoform X6 → MLAKACCQLHSLDLQHSMVESTAVVSFLEEAGSRMRKLWLTYSSQTTAILGALLGSCCPQLQVLEVSSGINRNSIPLQLPVEALQKGCPQLQPGPCPQVLRLLNLMWLPKPLGRGVAPGPGFPSLEELCLASSACNFVSNEVLGRLLHGSPNLRLLDLRGCARITPAGLQDLPCRELEQLHLGLYGTSDRLTLAKEGSPLLTQKWCHTLRELDLSGQGFSEKDLEQALAAFLSTPGGSHPALCSLNLRGTRVTPSTVSSVISSCPGLLYLNLESCRCLPRGLKRAYRGLEEVQWCLEQLLTSPLPS